In the genome of Sardina pilchardus chromosome 17, fSarPil1.1, whole genome shotgun sequence, the window ACATTTTCtgtcttacccccccccccccccctcctccctcccatccCCCCACCCTGCATAAATGATGTCTTAGATATGGTGTGGGATGCACAATGCATGACACATTGACAGATCATTGTTATTTTACACTGCGATGGATGAACTGTTCAGTTAAACACATCGGGCATgtatttttcaattttttttttttttttagctcagTGTTATGGCTGCTTTAACTATACTGGTCCTCCCTGGACCGAGTCTGCTAAGACATCTTGGCAGAGAATCACTGCCTATGCATATTTCCGGCTATAATTACGGCTGGTTTTCTGCATTCAAAAATAGATGTGGTTGAAACTAGGcataatcatttttttttttcagctttaTGCAACTTTTGTTTTCCACACAACTCAGTAGGAAACTGGTATGTGAATTATCACAATAATTAACATTACTCAACACAAAACCAAGAGGTTTTCACAATGAGTGATAATTGGGAATTAATGAATCAATTATATCAACAAATTCTGTGTGGGTATAATACGGAGCCTTCAGTAGGTCAAAGTGggcatttgttttttgttaagGTGAGCATTTATTTTTATGAGCTACTTTTGCACTCCAGCACAATAACATTTGCATTCCCTTGTTGAAAGTGGTGAGGGAAATAAAATCACCTCCATAACCCCTCTGGTAGTTGTGCAATATAATATATGCACAGCGATGGGGACAAAATTTACAGGATGtatcacatcacacagacatcTCACAGAAAGTATTTTGCAGTATATATAAAacgcagaaaaaaataaataaagatgttGATACacttttttgtgttttctaTTGAATGCATGTACTGTGTATGCTGTCAATCGCTGTGTCCATATGTATGCAATGTGTGCAATGTATGCTGTGAtataatgtgtttttgtgtccgtTTGAAGTGTGTATTCACACTCACCTGCCCAACAGCTCCTTCACCAGCTGGTCTTTGCCAATGTAGGCGGTGGAGGACTGCAGCTGGTTGGTGATGTGTCCCATCTGTATATTGCAGTGGTCCATGATGGAGTTAATTTTATTGCTGTTGTCCGCGATGACGAGCTCTTGGCTCTCCTTGCTCTGAGAGTCGTTCTTCTTCTTGTCCTTCTTCTTGTCGCCCTTCGTCTGCCGACCTCCGAGCACCGAGCCGATCTTcagctccttcttctcctccttgccCTTTGGGCTGTCCGCCTTCTTGCCGTTCAGTGCCGGGAGCTTGGACTTGCGGAAGCCGAACCAGTTGGCCAGCGAGGAGCCGGTCTTCTGCTTGGCCTCGGACGAGATGGACCGCTCCAGCCCCTGGATCTTCTGCACGTTCTCCTCGATGCCCATCATCACCTTCTCCTCGATGGAGCACACCAGCGGGTTGGTCGCCGCCTTCTCTCCTTCATCAGGCGTGCACTGATTGGCCGTCGACTGACTCTGGGGCGGGACTTCCTGATTGCCCATTGTTGTCGAGCCTTTCCCTTGGGGCAGCACATCTGGGCTGCTGGCGAAGGACGTGGACTCGAACTGTGGGTGCGAGGACACCTTCGCCGGACGGCGAGAGTTCTTGAGGCCCTGCCGGTCCGAGAGAGGAAGGCTTCGAGCCTCCTTCTGAGGGGAGGGAACGGTGACGTCCCCTTTGCTGCCGATTCTCGAGGCCCTGTCTGGGAGACCGTGGTGGCTACTCGACCCGGTGATGCCCTCGATCAGACCGGGCCTCGAGACCGACGGCGACGATCCGCTCTCGGTCAGGCCGGCGATGCCGCCTTTGAGCTGCGTGGGCACACCCTCGACGAACGAGCTCTGCCTCGACAGCGAGTTCCTCTTCTCCGCCGTGTTGGTGATGATCTGAGTGCGGACCTTCCCCGGACCGTCGACgttcgccgccgccgccgccgccaccgtcgTCGTGTTGATGGTGGGCTTCTCCATGTAGTTGGTGCTGAAGCTCTGGCTCCTGGCCTTGGCTCCGTTCATGCCCAGCGCGGGCTTCAGGTGAGGCTTGGTGGTGATGGAGATGGAGCGTTTGAACAGACGGCTGTCCCGGTCCCCGGCCTTGTCCCCCAGCATCCCGCTGCAGCCGCCGCCTTCCCCCGGAGGGGTCGTCTGGGTGCTCTCCTCGATGGAGTTGCGCTGCTGctgaggaggaggcaggaggagcGGAAGCGATTTGGGCTCGGCGGTGCCTCGGACGGgaggcaggtggaggtggtACGGAGGCGgcgcgtgctgctgctgctgctgctgatgctgctggtgctgatgctgctgctcgCTCTGCTGACTCTGGCTCAGGCCCTCGGACGAGGCCGTCTCCTTGGAGACCGTGTTGATGTGGTCCTTCTCCTGCTTGCCGGGGATGGTGGAGCTCTTCTTCAGGGCGATGGGGGACTTGACGAAGGCCTTGAGGCCCACGGGGATGCGGGTCTTGGCGGCGGGATCGGCGGAGTTGTGCGGACTCCGCTGGTGGGACGCCACCTGGTCCGGCGCCGGACACTGCTGGACGGCAGCCTTGTGTCCGCTCTCATTGGCCAGAGGGGCCTTCTTGGCCTGGATTGTACTCTGCTGCTGCGACGCCGCTTTCTGAGGGCCGGCCTTCTGGGAAGTTTTGCCCGCCGGGAAGTCCTGATGATCCGATGGCCCGTGGCCCGGAGAGGACGTGGAGAGGTAGAGTTTGGTGTGGACCCGTTTCGTCAGCCCCGCTTTGGTGGGGGTCTGacttgaggaagaggaggaggaggaagacttCTGGATGTTGTGGTGCTGGGCGCCACCGTCCGCCAACTTCTGCGGGTTGACCGTACCGTACCCCGCGTCCACCTCGAGAGCGTCCACGTCCTTCTGGGGGCACGAGTGCTGCGCGTTGGGGGTCGCTGGAGGCTGGTAGCTGGGCGGAGGGCCCCTCACAGTGTTGGGCGTCGGGGGAGGGGGGCCTCCGGCCTTAAGTGCTTGAGGCAGGGCCTCGTAGTTTGGTCGTATGAGCAGCGAGGTGGTGCGGCCCGGGGGAGGCGGCGGGGAGGGAGACCTGAGATCGCTTTTCGCCTTTTCAAAGTGCCTGTCTCGAGTGGGCTGCTCGCCGTAGTCCGTCGTGTGGGCGAGGTGCCTGCGGGTCAAGTGAGGCGAGCTGGACAGACTCCGACCCCACTCGCCCCGGGCCGGCAGCTTGGAGCCGGACAGCGGCGCTGTCTTGGGGCTCTGCCCACTGCTGGGCGCCTTCAGGAACCTGGAGAGCTTCACTGGAGGTGATGACGGTGATTTTTCCTGAGACGTTGACCCAGGGGACCCGCTGAGCTCCGCGCCTGGACCCAAGGAGACCTTTAACGGGGAGCTCTTGCCCCGCGTTGCGGGGATCTTGGTGTTGCCAGCCTTTGCCGGGCTGGCGATGTTTGTCATCGGAGGGACCGAGTGTCCCTTGTTGATGCGGTTGTACGGGGGCTTGATGAGCTTGTGCTGGTGGGTCCCGGGTCTCTCGGCGCTTCCTTCCCTGCTGTTGCTGCTCCGGCCGGTCAGTTGCGGCCGCAGGTGAGTCTCCCCGGGCTTCTCCGGCGACTCCAGGACGCTGTAGTTCCGGTTGTTGTTGCCGCCGCCTCTCAGCCGGCTGGGTCTCTCCTGCGCCACGAGCTCGGCGTAGTCGGGGGGGCCGCCCATTTTGGTCGGGGTCTCGATCGACGGCGCCACGTTCGCGGGCACGGGGCGCGGGCCGCTGCGCGTTTGCGTCTCGCAGAGTTTGATCGGCTGGCCGTCGGCGTCGAAGATGGTGGAGATGCTCTCCTCCGACTGGACCGCCTTCGAGCTCTTCTGGTCCTTCACCAGGCTCAGCGGTCGCGGCCGGCTGTCGGCCGACTGCGCTCTGACCTGCTCCCTCCTGAGCCGGTGCATCTGGTCCGAGTCCCGGGAGAACCGCTTCGGGTCCTTCTCGGGAAGCTCGGCGGTCCGCCGTGGCGGGGCGACGACGGGCGCCTGCTCCGAGAGGGCCTTCGCCCGTTGGACGCTGTTGTGGTCGTCGGGGTCGTCGGACTCGGAGAGGTGCAGCGGGCCGTCGGTCTCGATGGAGCTGAGCTCGTACTGCATCTGTGTGGTCGGCGTGGGGGCCGAACACCTCTTCCCGCTGAACAGGAAGCCGTTGATGAAGCTCAGCAGCCTCTCGGGACGCTCCTGCGAGCTGTACGGCGGCGGGGGCTCGCTGGGGACCTCCTGCGGACCGCCGCCGATTCCGCTGACCCCTCCGCCGCCGTCCTGCGTCCCGTCCCAGCTGCACAGGCTGTCCGACACGCTGTGCGACAGCTTCTTGGAGCACAGCCAGACGCTGTCCTTGCTCGGGGCGCTGTGCCGCTgacggccgccgccgccgccggccgcGTGCGCCGACTCGTCGTCGGCGTCGTCCGAGTCGTAGACGAACTTCCGGGCCTCCCTGAGCAGCGCCGAGGCGCAGGGGGGGCTCGGACCGCACCTGGACCCGGCCCCCAGCCCGCCGGCCTTCATCCCCAGCGAGTAGATGCCCTCGTTGGAGTTCATGCAGTCCTTGAAGGCCGACTTGGGCCGGCGGGAGGAGGTGGCGGACGACGCCGACGCCGACGACGACTCCCGCGGCCGCCGCCGCTGCAGCCTCCGCAGGCCCTCCAGGATGTGGCACTCCTTGGGCCGCGCCGGGAACTGGTCCTCCAGGGGAGCGCAGATGTTGCTGGGCACCGAGGAGCCCAGGCCTGACCTCTTCTCCCAGGTCAATGAGGACTGTGGAGCAGAGGcaatcacaaaacacacacacactgagacagggGAAGATGGAGCCAGAGAGAGGtcaatactgtatgcacacactagACTGGTGATGGATaatgaaagacaaagagaagagggtagagagagagggagggacatacatacagaaagatagatagatagatagatagatagatcgatagatagatagatagataggtagatagacagataggtgGATAGATAggcaggtagatagatagacacatacactgtagatagattgatagatggatagacacatacactgtagatagatagatagatggatagatagatagataggtagataggtagatagatagatatagatagatacacagatacataggtagatagataggtacagtagatagatagatagatagatagatagatagatagatacagtagatgctaAAAGATTCAAGACAGAAGTTGAAAGATAAAGTCAGTAATATAGTGTTAGACACACCAGAATGTACAAATGCATTAAACACAGAGAAGCTCACAAAGCCCGATAGACAAGGCCTGTAAAACTCCCAGACCCAGCAAGCATTACAACTTGCCCATAAAATGAACCCAGTGATGTTCAAACATGTGTGTCTTTTACTGCGCGGCTCCCCGGCGCTGGAGAAAGCACCTAAATCCCCTCAGTTATACGCGCTGCTGACTCGGCTTAGCCATCATTACCTTGACAAGCTGCTACGCCACCGCGGCTGTATTTCAAATGGACGAGCAGGCGACTGGGCAGGCGGGCGGACGAGCGGGCGGTCGGGCGGGCAGCCGAGCAGGGGCGCACCACCCACTCTCCCGCGTCTCCCGTTACAAGCGACGCTCGACAAAAGGAAAACGTGCGCTCTCCCCTGATTACCTTCAGGCTAACCAGCTGCTCGgtcgccgctctctctctctctctctctctctctctatgcaatCCCGCGCTTTCGCCGTTAAACGCGACGCTATCTCGTCAGCCTGCTGAAATAATGTAAATGACATTTTACGGGGCTGCGAGTGTGGAGGGGGCCCATTTAATGGGTGAAACGCCACCTGTGAAACACACTCCACCAGTCGGCCGCACCGCAGATAGGGCAGTTTTGAGAGTTTATATTAAAGGCCGGCTGAATGGTTTTCCTTTTCACTCTTCACTTTCCCAGCCACTCTGAGTCGCTCTCCGAACTCATTCTAAGCCAGGGTACGCAagctgcttctgtgtgtgtgtgtgtgtgtgtgtgtgtgtgtgtgtgtgggcctgtgagGCAGTCGGTTCACCAAGGTGAAGGCTCTTTAGAAATGCTGGGTCAAATTCTGTCTGGGAGAGTGAATGCACAGTGTCTGTGAGAGCATGTGCACTGGGCATGTCAAGGGTGCCCAGGTcatcttttatgtgtgtgtgtgtgtatgtgtgtgtgtgtgtgtatgtgtgtgtgtgtgtgtgtgtgtgtgtgtgtgtgtgtgtgtgtgtgtgtgtgtgtgtgtgtgtgtgtgtgtgtgtgtgtgtgtgtgtgaaagagagagagagagtgtgagtgttacCAGAGTAAGTAATTGTGCACatttccacctgtgtgtgtatccaggtgTGTCAAGCTAAGgatgcacatgtgtttgtgtctaaatGGGATCAAACATTTGTGCAGTGGATgtgtgcaagtctgtgtgtatttttgacTATGTGACTgataagtggtgtgtgtgtccgtgtgcatgtgtgtgtgtgtgtgtgtgtgtgtgtgtgtgtgtgtgtatatgtgtgtgtgtgtgtgtgtgtgtgtgtgtgtgtgcatgtgtgcatgtgtgcatgtgtgtgtgtgtgtgtgtgtacgtgtgcacgtgtgtgtgtgtgtgtgtgtgtgtgtgtgtttaccatttTGGCACAGGAGCGGCTGTCGTTCCAGGTGTAGGAGCCGCTGGAGAACTCGCTGCAGGCGCTGGAGAGCGAGAGctcactgctgctgcagctgctgcggCCGTACGCATGCGCGTGCACCGACGCAGTCAGACTCAGCTGGCTAGAGCACTTCCCCACCGGGAAACCCTTACCCATcagctcctgagagagagagagagagagagagagagagagagagagagagagagagagagagagaagagagagagagggagagagagacagagagagagagagagagatggacagcgaGTGAAAGatggggacagagacagagagcgagagagcaagggCAGTggaagagggcgagagagagagagtgagagagagagagaaagagagagagaaaggtaagaGGGTGGCAAGAGCCAGGTGGAGACAAatggagagagtaggagagagatagaaaggggaAGTGAAGATACAGAAGAATAGgtgaatagaaaaaaagaaatagagagataaaaggaaggaaaaaggaaggagaaagaaagaaaaagacatggAAGGATAgatgaagggaagggaagggaagggacagagtgagtgagggagagaaagagagtaaaacCTTCATTAAAACCACTGTCATGTGTCAGCAGCCAGCTCTTTAACAGCAGTTCTGCAGGGCAGCACCAAAGGACCGCAGGCCAGCAAATGTTAATGAGAGACGGACAACAACAACGCCACAGAAACAACCCGAGGGGGAAACCCACGCCTGTTTAAATAGGGAGCCCAATGGAAcacgcttttgttttgtttgtctgtttgtttgtttgtttgttttggtttcgtTATATATCCATGTGATGATGGGAAAGTGTCTGGTTCGTGTGGTCTTGCAAGCGTAGTCTATCGAAACGGACATGGTCGTGTAGCTGTGTGTCATTTTCTCGTGATTTTTTTCGCCAGAGCTTGACAAAAATAGCAACCAAGGAAGtcaaggagagagtgagagtgaaagagagaaagggagggagagagagagtgagtgaaagagagagagagagggagagtgaaggagaaagagagagagagagagagagggggagggagaggagataaaGAGGCTTAAGGGGAAGGCCAGGGacacaaagagagggaaagattgaCTGTCTCTGAAACGATGAGATCGAGCTGACACAAGAGGAgcaatggagtgtgtgtatgtgtgtgcttgtgtgtgtgtttgtgtgtgtatgtgtgtgcttgtgtgtgtgtttgtgtgtgtgtgtgtgtgtgtgtgtgtgtgtatgtgtgtgtgtggcagggacaGGGGGACAGGTGGCGAGGGTGATCACGGCCGATAGAGCCTCCATCAGTCGGGGCAAGGTCATCTCCTCGGAACGCCTGATAGGAGGATGATGTCATCGACCTCTGACTTGGCGCTGACAGACTCCATATCGCTCCTACCCTGGGTCACAGCCAAGCGGTCTCCTCCTACTcaatctcaacacacacacactcacacacacacacacatacaccccccccccccacacacacacctaacgcACCCAATAGATTATGTTTCCAACGGAgcactttcacttttcattgtGTTTAGTGCTTAAGCGTGTGCATTTAGTCTCCCAGCTTACACTACAAACACCTAATAAGCCCCAAAGAGAGGTTTTCAAATGCACGCCATTGATTTAAGTCTGTATTTCTGAACAACTCGTGGAGCGTATGGATTTTTGCCGATCCGAATGACCAgtccatttttattttgttccttttattaTTCATATGCCTGTTGGGTTACAGCCTCACGGAGGAATTTCTGAATTCAGATATCTGTGTCAAATCGCAACAGAGGTCACGATATTGTCTTCCAGCGTAGCATTACATTCCGAAAACATGAGAAATACATATGCATGAGAtatttggtatgtgtgtggctgtatgaCACCATATACAAATGCATACGTATGTGTGGCCTCACTGGCCTGTGCGAGTGTATAGTATTGTAttatgtatatatttgtgtgtgtgtgtgtgtgtgtgtgtgtgtgtccaatgcaTGCTTGTCTGTAATCTCCCTGACCTCTCTACCTCGCTGTAATCCAAGAGCAGGTATTCtgccgcggcggcggcggagacCAAAAATTGCTCCTCCATTCGATACGCTGGGCGTTATTACATGCCCATTATTATTTTATCGCGCGTCtggccgcccccccccccccccccccccgagacGCCGAGACGGAgcgaggagcggagaggagcggagaggagaggaggagaggaggagaggagaggagaggagaagaggagaggagggcctTCAGGAATGGAGGAGTACTTTTTAAGGGGCCTTAATGCATAATATATAAGATGAGTAATGTACTACAGGGTCCTCGCCACTGCTCCTGTTCCGATGGAAGCTGCCCCAATCGATGGGGTCTTGGTAATATGACAGCGATTTATTCCTCGCCGGGCCAAATGATACTGCATGATCTCGCGACCCTGTacacccccacacctccacacacacacacccacccatccacctacagccccctcaaccccctatgcacacacacacacacacacacacacacacacacagataccaggCATCACCCCACCCCCCGGCAAGAAAGCCTGACTCCCTGCGTCTTCTCTCTGTAGTCTGTACATCACATGCTGTGACCCCGCGATCGTTTCCATGTCGCTCCGACCGGTAATGATCGCAGAAAAGAAAAGGCCGCCCGGAGCTCTGGTATgtgccgtttgtgtgtgtgtgtgtgtgtgtgtgtgtgtgtgtgtgtgtgtgtgtctgcgagcgAAACAGGTTGAAGATAAAGCCATGAAAAACTGAAGAGCGGCTGAATATGGCTGCTGAATCTGGCATCCTAGATTACATTAACGAGTGcgcgttccctctctctttcgctatCTGCCGCAGACATTTCTATTGTGCTGTTAAACTGTGCTGTTCGCACACTATTATAGCTTCAGGTGAAAGGGAATGACtaagtgtgtgcttgcgtgagCGCGGGGGTCGTTGGAGATCAGTGAAAATATCACATCAGGGTAGTCTGCATGTGAGCTAAATTATGCATTCTAGTGTCTTTTTGTGAATATTttataaacatttttaaaaatcatttcTGGATAATTCAAGTCTGCTTGAAATATCATCATGAGGGTTTAAATTGCTTGTACTCTTCTGTCGATTTATTTCAGAGAAGTTAAACCGTAACCGtgaaagtaaaaagaaaaccataagaaaaaaagaaggcattttcatgcacaatGATTGGTTCAattcaatgtttttttgtttttttttgtcacgtaaacaaaaaaaaaagtggactGGAATTTGTCTCGGTGCAGTTCAAGGTAGAAAAAACTAATTCAGCTTTGCGTGGAAATCCAACACGGCCATTTTGAGAGAGTCACCTTGTGAACCCAGCCCGTCAGACTGATCACAGGAGCATACAGTACAGGTAGGAATATAACGGGGATCCAAAGCCGATCATTAGAATGATACAGTTCTGGGAGGATGAAATCTCAAGATGAGTTTTTGAGAGAACTCTAATGAGGCAGCCACGGTCCATGAtgcaaaagggtgtgtgtgtgtgtgtgtgtgtgtgtgtgtgtgtgtgtgtgtgttcaaacatGACAAGGGGCATCTGTGATGGTTTGTGTACAgttaatgtgtttatgtgtcagagagagcaaggtgtgtgtgtgaagtgtgtatgcatgcatgcatgtgtgtgtgtgtgtgtgtgtgtgtgtgtgtgtgtgtgtgtgtgtgtg includes:
- the LOC134061973 gene encoding nck-associated protein 5-like isoform X1, with translation MEPHLHNTTLLKRLSLDSSLVEYMDANKCIEELLKQLEEERRNVRREKLAVACLQREIEQSKSEGTMREKLIHQLEEERRLRLDSERRLREVTEESELGRTQMTSLQQHFSRMEDTVRTLLQNQGVLDSTAVDAVDIMKVYKDKLSKEMEKHELSEEKRACQAAEEQPAKSGQSETEKDAAGDEEGDEAKDETRTLLDRLKALEEENSVLATENENQRGQYERCLDEVANQVVQALLTQKDLREECLKLRTRVFDLEQQNRTLSVLFQQKLRPASDLLLQKLYSRLMDLSSGDLLMDPDRTKHLLLTRNTDSPPHELMGKGFPVGKCSSQLSLTASVHAHAYGRSSCSSSELSLSSACSEFSSGSYTWNDSRSCAKMSSLTWEKRSGLGSSVPSNICAPLEDQFPARPKECHILEGLRRLQRRRPRESSSASASSATSSRRPKSAFKDCMNSNEGIYSLGMKAGGLGAGSRCGPSPPCASALLREARKFVYDSDDADDESAHAAGGGGGRQRHSAPSKDSVWLCSKKLSHSVSDSLCSWDGTQDGGGGVSGIGGGPQEVPSEPPPPYSSQERPERLLSFINGFLFSGKRCSAPTPTTQMQYELSSIETDGPLHLSESDDPDDHNSVQRAKALSEQAPVVAPPRRTAELPEKDPKRFSRDSDQMHRLRREQVRAQSADSRPRPLSLVKDQKSSKAVQSEESISTIFDADGQPIKLCETQTRSGPRPVPANVAPSIETPTKMGGPPDYAELVAQERPSRLRGGGNNNRNYSVLESPEKPGETHLRPQLTGRSSNSREGSAERPGTHQHKLIKPPYNRINKGHSVPPMTNIASPAKAGNTKIPATRGKSSPLKVSLGPGAELSGSPGSTSQEKSPSSPPVKLSRFLKAPSSGQSPKTAPLSGSKLPARGEWGRSLSSSPHLTRRHLAHTTDYGEQPTRDRHFEKAKSDLRSPSPPPPPGRTTSLLIRPNYEALPQALKAGGPPPPTPNTVRGPPPSYQPPATPNAQHSCPQKDVDALEVDAGYGTVNPQKLADGGAQHHNIQKSSSSSSSSSQTPTKAGLTKRVHTKLYLSTSSPGHGPSDHQDFPAGKTSQKAGPQKAASQQQSTIQAKKAPLANESGHKAAVQQCPAPDQVASHQRSPHNSADPAAKTRIPVGLKAFVKSPIALKKSSTIPGKQEKDHINTVSKETASSEGLSQSQQSEQQHQHQQHQQQQQQHAPPPYHLHLPPVRGTAEPKSLPLLLPPPQQQRNSIEESTQTTPPGEGGGCSGMLGDKAGDRDSRLFKRSISITTKPHLKPALGMNGAKARSQSFSTNYMEKPTINTTTVAAAAAANVDGPGKVRTQIITNTAEKRNSLSRQSSFVEGVPTQLKGGIAGLTESGSSPSVSRPGLIEGITGSSSHHGLPDRASRIGSKGDVTVPSPQKEARSLPLSDRQGLKNSRRPAKVSSHPQFESTSFASSPDVLPQGKGSTTMGNQEVPPQSQSTANQCTPDEGEKAATNPLVCSIEEKVMMGIEENVQKIQGLERSISSEAKQKTGSSLANWFGFRKSKLPALNGKKADSPKGKEEKKELKIGSVLGGRQTKGDKKKDKKKNDSQSKESQELVIADNSNKINSIMDHCNIQMGHITNQLQSSTAYIGKDQLVKELLGRTVAKGDPHAASVAAISLARRSGEMKGEVEIRSDTTILVTQKLTLHGEREDDHAPEPVCQDHMIGSSCQMRTLDSGIGTFPLPDPVNRQSGRNSSAAATAVTPETEEAPGVTTTTTSPDSPDSPVCYPTIPCSANKVPLTLPEPCQQGANSVARSLPDPSSPADPARETTGLLRQPSTSDIIRPKRLSQIEFPSQRTAIPVSGSKPTEKRRTAKDQTLAHDRALRVCTYPGSSSSDSEGECVQPACVKEASTLRSPQHTQLNKTNSISQAAGRVEELKRRSFGGVRSVAEYRSRSGSGGIGAGRPALRREDGYYARPRSQYLLPSETAAPDHGQARDNHMRWKFPERASATVGPQQGFSRIPLESLGCLGGSSAAAVSDRLHRSVCGGGGSSIGGVVGTGTRTEASQHATAPHHNSQRSDSILYEGFVASCASRGSSVA
- the LOC134061973 gene encoding nck-associated protein 5-like isoform X2 translates to MREKLIHQLEEERRLRLDSERRLREVTEESELGRTQMTSLQQHFSRMEDTVRTLLQNQGVLDSTAVDAVDIMKVYKDKLSKEMEKHELSEEKRACQAAEEQPAKSGQSETEKDAAGDEEGDEAKDETRTLLDRLKALEEENSVLATENENQRGQYERCLDEVANQVVQALLTQKDLREECLKLRTRVFDLEQQNRTLSVLFQQKLRPASDLLLQKLYSRLMDLSSGDLLMDPDRTKHLLLTRNTDSPPHELMGKGFPVGKCSSQLSLTASVHAHAYGRSSCSSSELSLSSACSEFSSGSYTWNDSRSCAKMSSLTWEKRSGLGSSVPSNICAPLEDQFPARPKECHILEGLRRLQRRRPRESSSASASSATSSRRPKSAFKDCMNSNEGIYSLGMKAGGLGAGSRCGPSPPCASALLREARKFVYDSDDADDESAHAAGGGGGRQRHSAPSKDSVWLCSKKLSHSVSDSLCSWDGTQDGGGGVSGIGGGPQEVPSEPPPPYSSQERPERLLSFINGFLFSGKRCSAPTPTTQMQYELSSIETDGPLHLSESDDPDDHNSVQRAKALSEQAPVVAPPRRTAELPEKDPKRFSRDSDQMHRLRREQVRAQSADSRPRPLSLVKDQKSSKAVQSEESISTIFDADGQPIKLCETQTRSGPRPVPANVAPSIETPTKMGGPPDYAELVAQERPSRLRGGGNNNRNYSVLESPEKPGETHLRPQLTGRSSNSREGSAERPGTHQHKLIKPPYNRINKGHSVPPMTNIASPAKAGNTKIPATRGKSSPLKVSLGPGAELSGSPGSTSQEKSPSSPPVKLSRFLKAPSSGQSPKTAPLSGSKLPARGEWGRSLSSSPHLTRRHLAHTTDYGEQPTRDRHFEKAKSDLRSPSPPPPPGRTTSLLIRPNYEALPQALKAGGPPPPTPNTVRGPPPSYQPPATPNAQHSCPQKDVDALEVDAGYGTVNPQKLADGGAQHHNIQKSSSSSSSSSQTPTKAGLTKRVHTKLYLSTSSPGHGPSDHQDFPAGKTSQKAGPQKAASQQQSTIQAKKAPLANESGHKAAVQQCPAPDQVASHQRSPHNSADPAAKTRIPVGLKAFVKSPIALKKSSTIPGKQEKDHINTVSKETASSEGLSQSQQSEQQHQHQQHQQQQQQHAPPPYHLHLPPVRGTAEPKSLPLLLPPPQQQRNSIEESTQTTPPGEGGGCSGMLGDKAGDRDSRLFKRSISITTKPHLKPALGMNGAKARSQSFSTNYMEKPTINTTTVAAAAAANVDGPGKVRTQIITNTAEKRNSLSRQSSFVEGVPTQLKGGIAGLTESGSSPSVSRPGLIEGITGSSSHHGLPDRASRIGSKGDVTVPSPQKEARSLPLSDRQGLKNSRRPAKVSSHPQFESTSFASSPDVLPQGKGSTTMGNQEVPPQSQSTANQCTPDEGEKAATNPLVCSIEEKVMMGIEENVQKIQGLERSISSEAKQKTGSSLANWFGFRKSKLPALNGKKADSPKGKEEKKELKIGSVLGGRQTKGDKKKDKKKNDSQSKESQELVIADNSNKINSIMDHCNIQMGHITNQLQSSTAYIGKDQLVKELLGRTVAKGDPHAASVAAISLARRSGEMKGEVEIRSDTTILVTQKLTLHGEREDDHAPEPVCQDHMIGSSCQMRTLDSGIGTFPLPDPVNRQSGRNSSAAATAVTPETEEAPGVTTTTTSPDSPDSPVCYPTIPCSANKVPLTLPEPCQQGANSVARSLPDPSSPADPARETTGLLRQPSTSDIIRPKRLSQIEFPSQRTAIPVSGSKPTEKRRTAKDQTLAHDRALRVCTYPGSSSSDSEGECVQPACVKEASTLRSPQHTQLNKTNSISQAAGRVEELKRRSFGGVRSVAEYRSRSGSGGIGAGRPALRREDGYYARPRSQYLLPSETAAPDHGQARDNHMRWKFPERASATVGPQQGFSRIPLESLGCLGGSSAAAVSDRLHRSVCGGGGSSIGGVVGTGTRTEASQHATAPHHNSQRSDSILYEGFVASCASRGSSVA